The Fragaria vesca subsp. vesca linkage group LG2, FraVesHawaii_1.0, whole genome shotgun sequence genome includes a window with the following:
- the LOC101297702 gene encoding (-)-germacrene D synthase-like: MEEYMALSIRSSGYPLLTTTSCIGMEDTVTQENFDWLATIPRALKGAAIVARLMNDIVSHKFEQKRGHVSSAVECYMKEFGVTEEEASIGLCRQASDAWKDINESLLLPNAVSRPVLTRIHCITCAIDVVYKYGDGYTAPDDTLKNLIASTLIEQVPL; the protein is encoded by the exons ATGGAAGAATATATGGCCCTATCAATACGTTCCTCAGGCTACCCGCTGCTTACAACAACTTCTTGCATTGGAATGGAAGATACTGTTACACAAGAAAACTTCGATTGGCTAGCCACTATACCCAGGGCTTTGAAAGGGGCTGCAATAGTTGCTCGACTTATGAATGACATAGTGTCCCACAAG TTTGAGCAAAAGAGAGGGCATGTTTCGTCAGCTGTGGAATGCTACATGAAAGAATTTGGTGTCACAGAAGAAGAAGCATCAATCGGATTGTGTAGACAAGCCAGCGATGCGTGGAAGGACATAAACGAATCGCTCCTCCTCCCTAATGCTGTTTCAAGGCCAGTGCTAACTCGAATTCATTGTATAACATGTGCCATAGATGTTGTTTACAAGTATGGAGACGGTTACACTGCTCCAGATGATACGCTCAAAAATCTTATAGCTTCTACACTTATCGAACAAGTTCCTCTATAA
- the LOC101298859 gene encoding homeobox-leucine zipper protein REVOLUTA-like, with amino-acid sequence MAMAVAHHQHRESSSGSSINKHLNDAGKYVRYTSEQVEALERVYAECPKPSSLRRQQLIRDCPILSNIEPKQIKVWFQNRRCREKQRKESSRLQTVNRKLSAMNKLLMEENDRLQKQVSQLVCENGYMRQQLHTAPATDASCDSVVTTPQHSLRDANNPAGLLSIAEETLAEFLSKATGTAVDWVQMPGMKPGPDSVGIFAISQSCSGVAARACGLVSLEPTKIAEILKDRPSWFRDCRSLEVFTMFPAGNGGTIELIYTQTYAPTTLAPARDFWTLRYTTSLDNGSFVVCERSLSGSGAGPSGASAAQFVRAEMLPSGYLIRPCEGGGSIIHIVDHLNLEAWSVPEVLRPLYESSKVVAQKRTIAALRYIRQIAQETSGEVVYSLGRQPAVLRTFSQRLIRGFNDAVNGFNDDGWSLINCDGAEDIIMAVNSTKNLTTTNPANSFAFLGGILCAKASMLLQNVPPAVLVRFLREHRSEWADFNVDAYSAASLKSGSYAYPGMRPTRFTGGQIIMPLGHTIEQEELLEVVRLEGHSFSQEEAFASRDIHLLQICSGVDENAVGACSELFFAPIDEMFPDDAPLLPSGFRIIPLESKTSDSKDALATHRTLDLTSSLEVGSTTNHNAGDLNSFHNTRSVLTIAFQFPFESSLQDNVASMARQYVRNVISSVQRVAMAISPSGLSPSMGPKLSPGSPEALTLANWICQSYSYHLGAELLQPDSLGGDSMLKHLWHHQDAILCCSLKSVPVFIFANQAGLDMLETTLVALQDISLDKIFDESGRKTLCTDFAKLMQQGFAYLPAGICMSTMGRHVSYEQAIGWKVLSGEDNSVHCLAFSFVNWSFV; translated from the exons ATGGCGATGGCTGTGGCTCATCATCAGCACAGGGAGAGTAGCAGTGGTAGTAGTATAAACAAGCATCTTAATGATGCTGGGAAATATGTGCGTTACACTTCTGAGCAAGTTGAGGCTCTTGAACGAGTCTATGCCGAGTGCCCGAAGCCGAGTTCTTTGAGAAGGCAGCAGTTGATCCGAGACTGCCCCATTCTTTCGAATATAGAGCCAAAGCAGATCAAAGTCTGGTTTCAGAACCGCAG ATGTCGAGAAAAACAGAGAAAAGAGTCTTCGAGGCTTCAGACTGTTAACAGGAAATTATCAGCAATGAATAAGCTGCTTATGGAGGAGAATGATCGACTGCAAAAACAGGTGTCTCAGCTTGTTTGTGAGAATGGGTACATGCGCCAGCAGCTGCATACT GCACCAGCAACTGATGCAAGCTGCGACTCTGTGGTTACAACTCCTCAGCATTCTCTCAGAGATGCTAATAATCCTGCTGG ACTCCTCTCCATAGCGGAGGAGACCTTGGCAGAGTTCCTTTCTAAGGCTACAGGAACTGCTGTCGATTGGGTCCAGATGCCTGGGATGAAG CCTGGTCCGGATTCAGTTGGGATCTTTGCTATTTCACAAAGTTGCAGTGGAGTGGCAGCTAGAGCCTGTGGTCTTGTAAGTTTAGAGCCTACGAAG ATTGCAGAGATCCTTAAAGATCGTCCATCTTGGTTCCGGGACTGTCGGAGCCTCGAAGTCTTTACTATGTTTCCTGCTGGAAACGGAGGGACTATAGAACTCATATATACTCAG ACATATGCTCCAACTACACTGGCTCCTGCAAGGGATTTTTGGACCCTAAGATACACTACTAGTTTAGACAATGGCAGTTTCGTG GTCTGTGAGAGATCGCTTTCTGGTTCTGGTGCTGGTCCCAGTGGAGCTTCTGCTGCCCAGTTTGTTAGAGCTGAAATGCTTCCTAGTGGTTATCTGATTCGACCATGTGAGGGTGGAGGATCAATTATTCATATTGTTGACCACCTGAACCTTGAG GCTTGGAGTGTGCCAGAAGTGCTGCGACCGCTTTATGAATCGTCCAAAGTTGTTGCACAAAAAAGGACTATTGCG GCATTGCGTTACATCAGGCAAATAGCTCAGGAGACAAGTGGTGAAGTTGTCTACAGTTTGGGCAGGCAGCCCGCTGTTCTGCGAACTTTTAGCCAAAGATTAATCAG AGGCTTTAATGATGCTGTCAATGGATTTAATGATGATGGCTGGTCATTGATCAACTGTGATGGTGCTGAAGACATTATAATGGCCGTAAATTCAACCAAGAATTTGACTACTACGAATCCTGCTAATTCCTTTGCTTTTCTTGGTGGTATTCTGTGTGCAAAGGCTTCCATGCTACTCCAA AATGTTCCTCCAGCTGTCCTGGTTCGTTTCTTGAGGGAGCATCGTTCAGAGTGGGCTGATTTCAATGTTGATGCCTATTCTGCTGCATCTTTGAAATCTGGTTCATATGCGTACCCAGGGATGAGGCCAACAAGGTTTACTGGGGGCCAAATCATCATGCCACTTGGTCACACCATTGAACAAGAAGAG TTGCTTGAAGTTGTTCGTCTTGAAGGCCATTCTTTCTCACAAGAAGAAGCATTTGCATCACGGGACATTCATCTCTTACAG ATATGTAGTGGAGTTGATGAGAATGCTGTTGGAGCCTGTTCAGAGCTTTTTTTTGCTCCAATTGATGAGATGTTTCCAGATGATGCTCCGTTGCTTCCCTCTGGTTTCCGCATTATTCCTTTGGAATCAAAAACA AGTGATTCAAAAGATGCCTTGGCTACACATCGTACATTAGATCTGACATCCAGTCTTGAAGTGGGCTCAACAACAAACCATAATGCTGGAGATTTGAATTCATTTCATAACACTCGATCAGTATTGACTATTGCCTTCCAGTTTCCGTTCGAGAGTAGTCTACAGGATAATGTTGCATCCATGGCACGCCAATACGTACGAAATGTCATCTCATCAGTGCAGAGAGTTGCGATGGCTATATCTCCATCAGGATTGAGTCCGTCCATGGGACCAAAACTATCTCCTGGCTCTCCAGAAGCTCTAACACTGGCTAACTGGATCTGCCAGAGCTATAG TTATCATTTAGGGGCAGAACTGCTGCAGCCAGATTCCTTGGGTGGTGACTCGATGTTAAAACATCTATGGCATCATCAAGATGCGATTTTGTGTTGTTCATTGAAG TCGGTGCCGGTTTTTATCTTTGCCAACCAGGCTGGGCTTGACATGCTAGAGACTACTCTTGTTGCTCTGCAGGACATCTCATTAGATAAGATATTTGATGAGTCTGGACGTAAGACATTGTGCACCGACTTCGCTAAACTGATGCAGCAG GGATTTGCTTACTTGCCAGCTGGGATTTGCATGTCTACAATGGGGCGCCATGTCTCATATGAACAAGCCATTGGATGGAAAGTTCTTTCTGGAGAAGACAATTCTGTTCATTGCCTTGCTTTCTCGTTTGTAAACTGGTCTTTTGTGTGA